The following is a genomic window from Daphnia magna isolate NIES linkage group LG4, ASM2063170v1.1, whole genome shotgun sequence.
ATAAATCACACCGTGTATGTGAATTGCAGAGTCTTTTCAGACGTAATGACAACGGGCTGCCGTACTGCTCTGCTCGAAATCCAATACTTTGTTGCCCGCGATTTCCGCTTAGATTCCCAGCTGTATGCCCAGTGTAAATCTGACGCTGCCCAATTTTGCAACGCGGCTCCCAACTGGACGGAAGAAGCCAATGCCATAGGACCCCAACGTAATCCGCTCGTATTACCATGTCTTTATCGATATGCATACCATCCACCAGCCGACTCCTCTGTAagattgattgattttttttttattattattttgctctAACCCTGTAACATCGACTTTCCCTACAGCTGAAACCGGAGTGTGCGGACGAGGTACGACGCGTCATGCGACAAAGGGCTAACAGTGTCGATCTCATTCCAGAGGTAAAACCGTTAACACACCGCTATCCACCGTCCTTGTAAAAAGTCactatttgattttataattTCTAGGTAGAAGAACCTTGCATTGAAGATTTGGCATCGCTTTGCTTTGAAAAGACAGGGAGAGGGGAAGAAATGCAATGTTTACAGGACAACTTGGAGCGCCTAAGCCCTGTATGCAAGCAACAAGTGAGCAATTACACAGAAGAAGAAGCCGAGCATTTGGAACTTAACCCTTTTATCACCACCTATTGTAGCCGTTTCCTTGAAACTCATTGCCAAGTACGTTTGGTAGAATGTGTTTCATTGGGTGAAATTCCTTTAGTTTTTATGTTTTCCTTATTTAGGACGAAATGGATGATGGTGATGAAGGCCAAGTAATGGAATGTCTTGTGGAATATAAGATGAATACTGAAACCACGATGAATTCAAAATGCAGAGCGGCTGTTGAGCATTTCCAGCTCATCGCCTTACAAGACTTCCGCTTCAGCGCGCATTTCAAGCGAGCTTGCAAGCTAGACATTTCCCGTCTTTGTCCAAATATCAAAGCCAAGTATAACATTTCCTTCTTAAGGATATTACCAGTTGCAGCATCTgaatttattgatttttgcATTTAGACCGCAGGTTGTGGCTTGCCTGAGTGAAATGGTGCGAAATGATTCGGTAGCGCAAAGCTTAGGCGTACGTTCAGGAAACCATGTTGGATCACAGCACCGCGTTTCTCAACCATGCCGCCAGCAGTTGAGAAACCAGTTGCTCCAACAGCACGAGGATGTCCAGTTCAACCCCAACGTTCGTAAACCCTGCGCGTCCGACGAAAAGCGTTTCTGCGCCCAAATTAAACCGGGCCAAGGCCGTATTTTGGAATGTCTCAAAGCTCATCGTAAACAGTTGGACGATATTTGCCATGCCGCCATTTTCCAggccgaaaaagaagaaatggacGACAGTGGTGTTGATTTCCAATTCATTCAACAGTGCAAAGATCCCATTCGTCGATTATGTCAAAATGATGCCAGCAACGCTCTGGAATGCTTGAAGgtactttgttgttgttttttcacaATCTGGTTTCAACGTCGTTTTCTCTTCCGCTATCCTAGGGCTACCTTGACGACAGCACATTAGAACTCCATTGTAAAGAATTGGTTCTGGAACGAATGGCTGAACAGAATCTTGACATACGCTTTAATCCGAACCTAAAGAAGGCGTGCTCCATGGATATACCGAAATTTTGTCTCGGGGTATTTATAATCGTTACAGTTTCACACACATAGTTTCCGATGACTAAATCATCTGTCTAAAGATTTGGCAGAGTGCATCCAAGGACCGTGAACTCGAAGGAAAAGTTGTTGATTGTCTCAAACAGAATTTCGTGGCAAAAAAGCCGCTGACTCAGTCTTGTTCCGACCATTTAACAGTCATAATGGAACAACAGGCTTTGCATTATCAGCTGGATCCTGTTCTCGTTAATCTTTGCGACAAGGAGGTATATTTCTATATTGTGTCGAATGAGAACCTAGTTTCACCACTCCTATTCCAGATTCAAATTCATTGTGGACCAGAAGAGCCGGAAAACACTAGGCAGGGTCAAGTGGAAGAATGTTTGAAGAGAAAATTTGACACTTTGACTTCTGTTGAATGCCGGCGTCATGTCGCTCTGCTGATCACGGCTGTCCAAATCGATATACAGGCTGATCCGATGCTTCATCGAGCTTGTGCAATCGACTTGGTTACATTTTGCAAAGATGTTCCGCCCGGAGACGGACGAAGTACGTTAAGTGTTTTCATAATAATATTCAGAACACCGTTTAAATATTCGTACTCTTACCAGGATTGAAATGTCTTCTGCGCTTTAAAGAGCAAGGACAAGCCAAATTTGATCCAAAATGTTTCGAGATGCTTAATACCCGAACACAGCTATTTGCCAAAGCTTCAAAAGTACGTTTCAACTAATTCGAAGTAATTAGTTCGATGATTTTCTACATTGAAATATGGTTATTCCAGGTGGTGCAGCTCGAGTCAGTCAATGACTTGGTAGAACAACTGAGTATTTCACCTGCCAAGAATTTCTTCCTAGCTATGGGTCTCTCATTCATCGGACTGATTTTATTACTTGGTGTCTTTTGCGGCCGTATTTCCAAGAGGCATCAAGTCATGAAGAACAGATAGCTTTgaggtaaagggtttttgtatGCGGCATTTGTGTGATACAATACTAGACTAGAAAATTAAATGATAAAAGCAACAAATAATTGGGCGAGTGCCTTGaattctaaaaacaaaaatgaaagcaaaaaaagaagctacagatcGATTTAACATTTCAGACAATGTTTTCGATAAACATCAAAATTTGATAGTCGTACTCGCCTAAATCAATCAGGCATTACAATACCCTTTTGATACCATTGAGTTTATTGGTcaataaaagagaagaacgAAGAAGCTTTTTGAACATACCTTTTCTCCGTTGGTAGTCAAATAGTTTTGgatcatgaaaaaaaaaaaattacgaaaaaggaacaaaattcAAACACAATTACGTCTTAATACATTTTGTATTTACAAATACatatcccatattgtctagtggttaggatacccgGCTCTCACCCgggaggcccgggttcaattcccggtatgggaaacCATTTTGCCGTCGGACAACATTCCGCTTTTTTGCAATTACCGTTTGACGAAAGTTGTATGCGTATATGTACGCTCACCAATATTGTATaatagtggttagtttttggAATGGGTTTCCTGTGGGAAATAAACTTGTACTATGTGAAAGGTGCATTTAAAataagtaagaaaaaaaaacgcaaaaaaaatcaaaacatgtaacaacaaaaaaaagatttaaataaaagaaacaggTCTACTATTCTACTACGTAAGGGGCATCTACGAGGAGAAGGGGGTTTTCCTCGGCTTCGGGGTTTAGTGCACCGTAGTGGAAGTGGtcacacaccatttccataGATCCTTTCATTGCTGGCGACGATAATTTACGGTGAGATACTGTCCAGTACGACCAGTTGGGCGTACGTTAGCCGTTGGTGGCCTGTAACAGGGCGGTTGCTGACTAGGACCAGCCCTATTTCCGTTTTGTTGAGTAGGCTATGCCAACGGCTGCTAGGGTCCCTCGGGTGCCGCCGGTATGGGTGGACAGAAAGAGGAGTCAGTAATTCCCGGTCCAGGGCGTCGGTTGCTCCGATTTTGATGGTGGTGTGGCTGTGAGGACTCCCCTCCCCCGGTACGTTTCCACCGGTGGGGGTTGTAGTTGCTGCTATGGTCCGTTTATGGCTGCCAAAGCCAGTTCCAGACGCAACGTTCTCTCACGGGTTGCAACCTGGTCCACGTAACCTGGGAGTTGGTGAGTCGGGTAGCGAAATTACCACGTTGCTAAAAGTGCTGACCGCCGCCGCTCCAGACGATCAATTTCCCGGGAAACCCTAGTGGCTTCCCTGTTGTCGGGTATCCTCTCAATTTTCGCCTGCAGAGAGGCAAAAAATGGGCGCCGGAATTAGACAAAATCCAGCCAATCCATCTAAGCCACAGAATGTGTCAACGACACAACACGGTCACTTACGCGAACCCCTCAGGCAGAATGCTGCTAACGGGGGGTCGAGACTGCGGTACTAATTCCCGGAGCTAAAGCCTTTGGTTGGTTGGTAAAGCAGGCTCACGCGGAGGGTCAAGAAAACAATGTTTTCGACGCTCTAGAACACGTGTCCAGTACGCCTACGCCGAGCAAAGGCTCAAAACGTAGGGAatgtaaaaatacaaaaaaacacaaaacacacaAGACAAACAATCTTGCTTTTAAGTGTttctccgccaattgtctcttgcgatcccctGACAAGGGACTGCTCCCCCGCTCCCTTTGACATgttttctccccacattttaaaatgtttggcagagaACTGGGACTTTAATGCTTGTCCcgtggagtcttactctagtagaatttctactagatgctccgtcctctgccattgctaccctgggcccacttacatataaaagaataataaaaaaataaattctagttaactaaaaacaaaatagcaAATTGTTCCTGCTGGTGTAGCAGTTAAGCAGGGCACCTTACCAGTTACCGTTTGTTGCATGCCGTTATCTATGGTCAGCAAATGTTATTTAATatatcccatattgtctagtggttaggatacccgGCTCTCACCCgggaggcccgggttcaattcccggtatgggaagatttttttagaaattcCTTTGTCACCCTTTGCAAGCAACCACACACTATTAGTAAACTTTGTTTTTGATTAATTGAATTTTATTAATCCTGGCCAAGTTCAATCATGTTTAATTCTGGCTCTGTTGTTCTgcatgaaatttttttaacggaatGTATAAAAAAGAGTTCAGACTTCAGCATATGTAAATATCCTatatggtctagtggctaATTTTTTAAGGGATTTCCAAAGAGGGATTGAACATGCATGAGGGAGGTGCATTTAAAATTAgcataaaaagaaatactaaaaTAGGTACAAATAAAAGGAATTGATAAAAGAAATTGGTATACTATTCTACTGGGTAAGGGGTATCTACTTGGAGAAAGGGGATTTCCTCAGTTTCAGGGTTGGATGCACCGTAGTGGAAATGAgcacacaccatttccattaACCCCCTAGATTGCTGCTAATAGGGACCTGTGACGTCGTGTCGAGGAAAGATGTTGGAATAGGCCCTGTGAGCTTAATTTTTGCATTAAATTTATAAGAAAAGTTCAGTTGAAAACAATatcccatatggtctagtggctaggaTACTTGGCTTTCACCCAAGaggctcgggttcgattcccggtatgggaagtttttatttccttaCTAGTTTTCGTGTCGTTAATTTGGGAGGAAAACAGATCTTTAGTGACTAGTTTAGCAGTCGCATAGCTGTTTAAAGATGAGAGTATTCTAACCgctagttttatttttatgtatttCTAAATTTGAAAAGTATATAGCAAGTGCAAGATCGCAACACAGTCACGCACGGAAACGATCCGTTTATTGTCGGTCAAAAGACCAAGGGGGGGAAGCCGATCACTATGCGTACGGCTTATTCCGATTTGTTTCCGTTCAACATAGTCTCCGTggcgggcgttccaattttgtttgattgtttagctatgttgtcattatttacgtttattgttttttttttctttgatttggttttaaagttagttgtatttgtgtttgtatttttaaaatctatatatatgtttaaaaagaataaactttttaatgaaaaaatgctgtattcattttttgaaccacgaaacaaattttacatagaacagaagtaagaatatattattatttgataggtaatattaatgaatttcttaccatttaacgaattttatttaggattagtgaaatgcataaaatttttacagtgttactcagccaaactttaaatttgcattcagtgtgttggccttttccatccacgttggaagtacactttttattaagaaggtaatctattgtggcattgtaaaaaattaacacaattatcaaacaggtaacttatctcacacaattttaatgttatagccctgacatcactctttaTTTCCTTTCCAGGTATcgaatcccactaggttgaccaggcaacaaccaacaattgaatagtcaattaaaaagcaaccttctaagcCTAGAATCAATAACaagaataaaccattaaagctaattaggtattttcaatgtaaaaatgtaattaaataatcaaataatcaaacaattgttcgtcactcttcactcattgaatttgctttatgttgtttatgaataaaacactctGCTTACTATTTAAAACACAttgagttttatttaaaatgtacttgttttacatgcattctggtaatttaaaacattgaataataaaagaagttagaattcaaatgaattacgcgcgtcatcaaaatgcCGCCCAATGGATGCCGGAAGGGGCCATTTATTGGAATTTgtggttcttaaactataaaaaaataaaatataacatcAAAACAGCcagagataataaagaatcttaataatatattttctgtttattttggtgtatattagtaaccaaacaacgtccaaaaatgtctgttttgccccccctcccctaaaatgtcaaaaaaaaataattaattacgttctaagttttcagcgaattttcgtaagttttacggcaatcgataggtatttaaaagcgctatctacttggtgaatttcatcaaaaaattgaaaaggaaaaaatttaaatgaatcaaattttttcatttaatcgatcaagcgcAGTATTGGACCCaagcgacaaaacgcaaaaaatttgattcatttagaattttttccttttcaatattttttgatgaaattcaccaagtagatagcgcttttaaatacctatcgataaaacttacgaaaattcgctgaaaacttaaacgtaataattattttattttatgacattttgggagggggggggaaaaacaGACAattttgggtacgttgtttggttactaaataaaccaaaataaacaaaaataattattaagattctttattatctctagcatgttttgatgttatattttacttcaagatttttttaaaaccacaaattccaataaaatgACCCCTTCCTTCCCGGCATCCATGCGGCATTTTGATgactaattcaaatttgaattctaacttctcattattaatttctatttttttaattaaatatgtaaacacaagtacattttaaataaaaactcaatgtgttttaaatagtaagcagcaagtgttttattcaaaacaacataaagcaaattcaatgagaagaaaaataaattgtttgattatttgattatttaattacatttttacattgaaaaatacctaattttttatttttttttttttattttttttttttgggtttaaaaggtttctttttaattgactattcaatcGTTAATTTAGTGGGATACctgaaaggaaagaaaagatataaattaaaattgtgtgagataagttacctgtttgataattgtgttaatttttttacaatgccaaaaaaaatttccttttaaaaaaaaagtgtacttccaACGTGGATGAAaaagccaacacactgaatgcaaatttaaagctttggcgaGTAACACtgaaaaattttatgcatttcactaatcctaaataaaattaacggtaagaaattcattaatattacctatcaaataataatatatcttacttctgttctaatgtaaaatttttttttaaaattaaaaaatgaaaacagcaattttttcattaaaaagtttattcttttaaaacataatataagattttaaaaatacaaacacaaatacaactaactttaaaaccaaaccaaaagaaaaaaacaaaaacaataaaaataaacatagcaaacaatcaaacaaaatggAACCCCCACGGAGACTATGTTGAACGAAACAAACGAAATAAGCCGTACGCATAGTGATCGGAAACAATTCCGTTCCACCACTTGGAGGATCCGTTTTGACCGACAATCTAAACGGATCTGTTTCCGTGACAGATGAAACTGTGTTGAAGATCGCCAGATGAAACTGCACGTTTAAAGCTTTTGAGATAGTCGTCTGCTCAGACAGCGGTAAAATGGGATTTCTTCGAACACGTTTTCCACTGTCCCTAAACATATCCTTTCACGCGAGATTTTGTGAACAAATAAGGCGaaattatcgaaaaagctcacgGTACTTTTCGAGCGGTCAAACTGAGCCTTTTTTCGTTACAACACCTATATTTTATGTCAATGCaggtttgttgtttttgacCAAGACCCATTTAAGTACTACAAATAGCTTTGCATTagttgatttattttttaacagaGCCTCATATTGGACATATGTACACAGCTGTTATTGCTGATTCATCAGCTAGATTTCACCGCTTAATTGGAAATTCTGTCACATTTTCAACTGGTACTGATGAACATGGCCTTAAAATCCAACAAGCTGCTTTGCATGCCAATGAAGAGCCTGGCCGGTTCTGTGATCACGTTTCTGGACTCTTCAAGACTGCTTTTAAAAATTGTGAAATAAGTTATACAGATTACATCAGAACTACTGAAAGTAGACATAAAGAAAATGTGCATTCATTTTGGGTAAACTTCAGCAAAATTACAATGGTTTCGATTCTAAAATACAGTTGGTGTTACAGGAAATCCTTTCAGAAAAAGGTTACATCTATAAAGGAAAGTATGAAGGTTGGTATTGCACAGCAGATGAAGCATTTGTAGCTGAGGATCAAACCATGTTAGTGAAATTGCCTAATGGTCAGGAGCAAAGGGTCTCAACGGAATCAAATCGCCCTGTCGAGTGGTTCAGTGAAGAGAACTATTTGTTTGAATTATCCAAGCTAAGAGAAAAACTTAGGCATTGGTTAAAGAGCGgtaagttttcctttttccttagCACCATTATTGTTATGgcacacattttttaaatagggcCAGTGATTCGACCTTTACGACACTATAACTTGGTAAAATCCTGGCTAGACCAAGAACTTATTGACCTATCAATATCCCGACCTAGGTGCGAGGTTATCTTGGGGAATTCCAGTACCCGGAGATTCGTCACAAACGATATATGTTTGGCTAGATGCATTGTTAAATTACATGACTGTCGCCAAACATTCACAGTCTAAAATGGTAATATTatgactttgttttgttttttccccaatCCTTTATATGACAGATGCACAAGTCCTTATCAAATTCCAAAATGTTAAttgctttaatttttttagaatatTTGGCCGCCAAGTGTTCATGTTATTGGTAAAGACATTCTGAAGTTCCATAGCATCTATTGGCCAGCCTTTCTTCTGGCTGCTGGTTTGGAACCTCCGAAATCCTTACTAGTCCATGGCCATTGGTTAGTTGACGACCAAAAGATGTCTAAAACTACGGGTAACGTTGTCAGTCCCCAGTCCTGCATCAATCTTGTTACAGCAACTGGACTTCGTTATTTCCTCATGCACGAAGGAGTACCTGCCAGTGATGGAAGTAAGCCCTAATATTTAAagttattttatttgtatttgtttttagCTGTATTCCTCTATTTCATACACAGATTTTAGTATG
Proteins encoded in this region:
- the LOC116921659 gene encoding LOW QUALITY PROTEIN: Golgi apparatus protein 1 (The sequence of the model RefSeq protein was modified relative to this genomic sequence to represent the inferred CDS: deleted 1 base in 1 codon), coding for MVFSYYSGIFLFVNIASLSSVSAIDIAGKIATNPACKDDVTRLCSSQVLPNDLAVLDCLQNRRSDSDSDIRTECHSFLWQFKLNLTKGDQFLEAAEKMCSEELKSLEECKDQSLEGHKLSCLLENSDSVAQGQCKSFLVRIGSIIFSDFRLVEKFTTACQGDISKFNCGRLDSEEEKDHKQGSTIECLSEHVRNLTKECHLQTLRVAELQADDYHLDRPLFLACRDDRERFCRNAQAGQGRVYKCLIKNKMQNDMSTKCREKLVRRQQLVSEDYKVSKGLVRACKQEIIEHKCFKETNSPVKDRKVKLAQVLLCLENAMHAGNAIGGECQAEMLDHRRQLLEDYRLSPEVVYSCQEDIKTNCRTKEIGGKTLHCLMKHARRQNGISDTCLRALEDLMRITDAGSDWQVDSLLKTSCSSVVETACKNPADSQPASVISCLMDKVFSDVMTTGCRTALLEIQYFVARDFRLDSQLYAQCKSDAAQFCNAAPNWTEEANAIGPQRNPLVLPCLYRYAYHPPADSSLKPECADEVRRVMRQRANSVDLIPEVEEPCIEDLASLCFEKTGRGEEMQCLQDNLERLSPVCKQQVSNYTEEEAEHLELNPFITTYCSRFLETHCQDEMDDGDEGQVMECLVEYKMNTETTMNSKCRAAVEHFQLIALQDFRFSAHFKRACKLDISRLCPNIKAKPQVVACLSEMVRNDSVAQSLGVRSGNHVGSQHRVSQPCRQQLRNQLLQQHEDVQFNPNVRKPCASDEKRFCAQIKPGQGRILECLKAHRKQLDDICHAAIFQAEKEEMDDSGVDFQFIQQCKDPIRRLCQNDASNALECLKGYLDDSTLELHCKELVLERMAEQNLDIRFNPNLKKACSMDIPKFCLGSASKDRELEGKVVDCLKQNFVAKKPLTQSCSDHLTVIMEQQALHYQLDPVLVNLCDKEIQIHCGPEEPENTRQGQVEECLKRKFDTLTSVECRRHVALLITAVQIDIQADPMLHRACAIDLVTFCKDVPPGDGRKPHIGHMYTAVIADSSARFHRLIGNSVTFSTGTDEHGLKIQQAALHANEEPGRFCDHVSGLFKTAFKNCEISYTDYIRTTESRHKENVHSFWEILSEKGYIYKGKYEGWYCTADEAFVAEDQTMLVKLPNGQEQRVSTESNRPVEWFSEENYLFELSKLREKLRHWLKSGPVIRPLRHYNLVKSWLDQELIDLSISRPGARLSWGIPVPGDSSQTIYVWLDALLNYMTVAKHSQSKMNIWPPSVHVIGKDILKFHSIYWPAFLLAAGLEPPKSLLVHGHWLVDDQKMSKTTGNVVSPQSCINLVTATGLRYFLMHEGVPASDGNFSMKRMVRIANSDLADGIGNLVSRCCGKSLNPLQTRLGVSPSSFESCGTPGSDLLSLLERTPDIVHDEYQKWNFYKGIDQVMALVRGANGFFQTMEPWKLKKEGQLDQLNATMAVTLETARVVGTLLQPIVPSYSERLLDKLGVPQENRSWDFARLRWTTTETALGSQQAVLFPRIKFD